A genomic segment from Desulfonatronum lacustre DSM 10312 encodes:
- a CDS encoding M16 family metallopeptidase: protein MLKFKTLILICWFLLLSLSVSARTQADVVEHRLENGLTVLVLPDPRAPVVTNQIWYDVGSRSEQSGITGISHMLEHMMFRGSEAYPPGEFTRIIARLGGNQNAFTGPDFTAYFQVLGSAHWETAMAMEAERMHALRLTEEQFQPERDVVVEERRLTRDDRPTALLHEQFMAAAFLNSPYGHGVIGWMTDIENYALEDVQAWYDAWYAPNNAVVVVVGDVDPDEVIEAAQRHYGPIPARPLPEIKPRTEVPQRGERRVVLRVPAELPHLIMGWKAPSIPTLLAADAAPDDAYALMVAAGVLGSGRSSRLDRELVRGRELALGAGAGYGGYSRLETLFTLSAAPSSQSDIETLEQALLDQIRRLIEIPVDEAELQRVQAQVIASEVYRQDSLNARAFELGMLETIGLGWRVGEEYAERIRAVTAEDVQRVARTYLIPDTRTVAILDPLPMPGANGSTSPNRQGPQHEPSDH, encoded by the coding sequence ATGCTGAAATTCAAAACGTTGATTCTGATTTGCTGGTTCTTGCTTCTGTCGCTATCTGTCTCGGCCCGGACTCAGGCCGACGTCGTGGAACACCGTCTGGAGAACGGGTTGACCGTCCTGGTGCTGCCGGATCCCCGCGCACCGGTGGTCACCAACCAAATCTGGTACGACGTCGGATCCAGGAGCGAGCAGAGCGGCATCACCGGGATCTCCCACATGCTTGAACACATGATGTTTCGAGGCAGTGAAGCCTACCCGCCCGGCGAGTTCACCCGGATCATCGCCCGCCTCGGCGGCAACCAGAACGCCTTCACCGGCCCGGACTTCACGGCCTACTTTCAGGTTCTGGGCAGCGCGCATTGGGAAACGGCCATGGCCATGGAGGCCGAGCGGATGCACGCCCTGCGCCTGACAGAGGAACAGTTCCAGCCGGAACGGGACGTGGTTGTCGAGGAACGCCGATTGACCCGGGACGACCGTCCCACCGCCCTGCTGCACGAACAATTCATGGCCGCGGCGTTTCTGAACAGCCCCTATGGCCACGGGGTGATCGGCTGGATGACCGACATCGAGAACTATGCTTTGGAGGACGTTCAGGCCTGGTACGACGCCTGGTACGCGCCCAACAACGCCGTGGTCGTGGTGGTGGGCGACGTGGACCCGGACGAGGTGATCGAGGCGGCCCAACGCCATTACGGCCCGATTCCCGCCCGCCCCTTGCCGGAAATCAAGCCCCGGACCGAGGTTCCCCAGCGGGGCGAACGCAGGGTCGTCCTGCGGGTTCCAGCGGAGCTGCCCCACCTGATCATGGGTTGGAAAGCTCCGAGCATTCCGACGCTTCTGGCCGCTGACGCCGCCCCGGACGACGCCTACGCCCTGATGGTCGCGGCCGGCGTCCTCGGCTCCGGACGCTCCTCCCGCCTGGATCGCGAACTGGTTCGCGGACGGGAACTGGCCCTGGGAGCCGGGGCCGGGTACGGCGGCTACAGTCGGTTGGAAACCCTGTTCACCCTTTCCGCGGCCCCGTCGTCACAATCCGACATCGAAACCCTGGAGCAGGCCCTGCTGGATCAGATCCGGCGGCTGATCGAAATCCCCGTGGACGAAGCCGAACTGCAGCGGGTCCAGGCCCAGGTCATCGCATCGGAAGTCTATCGCCAGGATTCCCTGAACGCCCGGGCCTTCGAACTGGGCATGCTGGAAACCATCGGCCTGGGATGGCGGGTCGGCGAGGAATATGCCGAACGCATCCGGGCCGTGACCGCCGAGGACGTCCAACGCGTCGCCCGGACCTACCTGATCCCGGACACCCGCACCGTGGCCATCCTGGACCCGTTGCCCATGCCCGGAGCAAACGGCTCCACCTCCCCAAACCGCCAAGGACCCCAACATGAACCGTCCGACCACTAA
- a CDS encoding branched-chain amino acid ABC transporter substrate-binding protein produces MKKRLLLTVLAGLLALPLLIGQAHAQIRIGLMAPLTGSWASEGQAMKQIVDLLAEELNNAGGVLGQKVEIVAEDDAGDPRTAALAAQRLSTRGIVAVIGTYGSSITEASQNIYDENKIVQVATGSTAIRLSEKGLRYFFRTSPRDDEQGLVAANTLKDMEFSKVAILHDNTTYAKGLADEAQSLLKDSDVEIVFFDALTPGERDYSAILSQLRNRAPEVVLFTGYFPEAGLLLRQKKGMGWDVPFIGGDATNNPDLVSIAGKEAAEGFMFLSPPVPQDLGSPEATSFMAAYRAKYNDDPASVWAVLAGDAFNVIVAAIEGSGSTEPDKIAEYLRTGLTDFEGLTGAIAFDDKGDRVGELYRVYKVDGEGRFILQP; encoded by the coding sequence ATGAAAAAACGACTGTTGTTGACTGTATTGGCGGGACTGCTGGCGTTGCCCCTGTTGATCGGCCAGGCTCACGCCCAGATCCGGATCGGTCTGATGGCGCCCTTGACCGGCTCCTGGGCCAGTGAAGGTCAGGCCATGAAGCAGATCGTGGATCTGCTGGCCGAAGAACTGAACAACGCCGGCGGCGTATTGGGGCAGAAGGTGGAGATCGTGGCCGAGGACGACGCCGGGGATCCGCGCACCGCGGCTTTGGCGGCCCAGCGGCTGTCCACCCGGGGCATCGTCGCCGTCATCGGGACCTACGGCTCCTCCATCACCGAGGCCAGCCAGAACATCTACGACGAAAACAAGATCGTCCAGGTGGCCACGGGGTCCACGGCCATTCGGCTGAGCGAAAAGGGTCTGCGCTACTTCTTCCGGACCTCCCCCCGGGACGACGAACAGGGGCTGGTGGCGGCCAACACCTTGAAGGACATGGAGTTCAGCAAGGTGGCCATCCTGCATGACAACACCACCTACGCCAAGGGCTTGGCCGACGAGGCTCAGTCATTGCTCAAGGATAGCGATGTGGAGATCGTCTTCTTCGATGCCCTGACTCCCGGCGAGCGGGATTACAGCGCCATCCTCTCCCAGTTGCGCAACCGCGCTCCCGAAGTCGTGCTCTTTACCGGCTACTTCCCTGAAGCCGGACTGTTGCTGCGTCAAAAGAAAGGCATGGGCTGGGACGTGCCCTTCATCGGCGGCGACGCCACCAATAATCCGGACCTGGTGAGCATCGCCGGGAAGGAAGCCGCCGAGGGCTTCATGTTCCTCAGCCCGCCCGTGCCCCAGGACTTGGGTTCTCCTGAGGCCACCTCGTTCATGGCCGCCTACCGGGCCAAGTACAATGATGATCCCGCCTCGGTCTGGGCCGTGCTGGCCGGCGACGCGTTCAACGTCATCGTGGCCGCCATCGAGGGGTCCGGCTCCACCGAACCGGACAAGATCGCCGAATACCTGCGCACCGGCCTGACCGACTTCGAAGGTCTGACCGGCGCCATCGCCTTTGACGACAAGGGCGACCGGGTGGGCGAATTGTACCGCGTGTATAAGGTTGACGGCGAAGGCCGGTTCATCCTGCAACCGTAA
- a CDS encoding branched-chain amino acid ABC transporter permease, whose product MQLFLEQLTNGLAVGGIYALIALGYTMVYGVLKLINFAHGDLFTIGAFLGLTLLLSLGLTDHIGPVAGILVLVLMVMGLVAVIGALLERTAYRPLRTSPRLSAVVSALGASIFFQNAIMLIYGARFRVYPHDLLPTTAISLFGVDIPVMRIVLFAASLVMMAGLYYFVQRTKTGTAIRAAAIDQGAAKLMGIDVNRVIMYVFLIGPALGGAAGMMVGLYYGQINFTMGWVYGLKAFTAAILGGIGNIPGAMLGGLLLGVIEAMGATYISLAWKDAISFMVLILILIFRPTGILGERVADKV is encoded by the coding sequence ATGCAACTTTTTCTCGAACAATTGACCAACGGGCTGGCCGTGGGCGGGATCTACGCCCTGATCGCCCTGGGCTACACCATGGTTTACGGCGTGCTCAAGTTGATCAACTTTGCTCACGGCGACCTGTTCACCATCGGCGCTTTTCTCGGTCTGACCCTGCTTTTGTCCCTGGGTCTGACCGATCATATCGGCCCGGTGGCCGGGATTTTGGTGCTGGTGTTGATGGTCATGGGGCTGGTGGCCGTGATCGGCGCGTTGCTGGAACGGACGGCTTATCGCCCGTTGCGCACCTCGCCCAGGCTGTCCGCGGTGGTTTCCGCGCTGGGCGCGTCCATCTTTTTTCAAAACGCGATCATGCTCATCTACGGGGCCAGATTCCGGGTCTATCCCCACGATCTGCTGCCCACCACGGCGATTTCCCTGTTCGGGGTGGACATCCCGGTAATGCGCATTGTTCTTTTCGCCGCCTCCCTGGTGATGATGGCCGGGCTCTATTATTTCGTGCAGCGGACCAAGACCGGCACGGCCATCCGGGCCGCGGCCATTGATCAGGGCGCGGCGAAACTGATGGGCATCGACGTGAACCGGGTGATTATGTACGTTTTTCTGATCGGTCCGGCCCTGGGCGGAGCCGCCGGGATGATGGTCGGCCTGTACTACGGCCAGATCAACTTCACCATGGGCTGGGTCTACGGCCTGAAGGCCTTTACCGCAGCCATTCTCGGCGGCATCGGGAACATTCCCGGAGCCATGCTCGGCGGTCTGCTGTTGGGGGTGATCGAGGCCATGGGCGCGACCTACATCTCCCTGGCCTGGAAGGACGCCATTTCCTTCATGGTTCTGATCCTGATCCTGATCTTCCGGCCCACGGGAATTCTGGGCGAACGCGTGGCGGATAAAGTATGA
- a CDS encoding branched-chain amino acid ABC transporter permease, which translates to MKPATIINVVVVAALLVAPYWLNAYWVDVLNSIGIYAVLALSLNIILGYAGLFHMGHAAFFAMGTYTTAILNTQFGIPVLWLMPLSGMVAGFFALLVARPIIHLRGDYLLIVTIGIVEIVRIALVNNVFGITGGSNGIFGISRPVLFGHVIRTPHDFYYLIFAFAAITVFFFLRLENSRFGRALNYIREDDVAAEGSGIDAAHYKLVAFVLGAFWAGMAGTIFAAKMTIVSPQSFTFWESVVMFTIVILGGSGNIRGVILGAFLIVGLPEVFREFAGARMLIFGAAMILMMIFRPKGILPPPPRTFNLDFLSSARGGGK; encoded by the coding sequence ATGAAACCGGCGACCATCATCAACGTTGTCGTTGTGGCGGCCCTGCTCGTGGCCCCGTATTGGCTGAACGCCTACTGGGTGGACGTGCTCAATTCCATCGGCATCTACGCGGTGCTGGCTTTGAGCCTGAACATCATCCTGGGTTACGCCGGCCTGTTCCACATGGGCCATGCCGCGTTCTTCGCCATGGGCACCTATACGACGGCCATCCTGAACACCCAGTTCGGGATTCCGGTGCTCTGGCTGATGCCTCTTTCCGGGATGGTAGCCGGGTTCTTCGCCCTGCTGGTGGCCAGGCCGATCATCCATTTGCGCGGGGACTACCTGCTCATCGTGACCATCGGCATCGTGGAGATCGTTCGCATTGCACTGGTGAACAACGTCTTCGGGATCACCGGCGGGTCCAACGGGATCTTCGGGATCAGCCGCCCGGTTTTGTTCGGCCATGTGATCCGTACGCCTCATGATTTTTATTACCTGATCTTCGCTTTTGCCGCGATCACGGTATTTTTCTTTTTGCGCCTGGAGAACTCCCGTTTTGGTCGAGCTCTGAACTACATCCGCGAGGACGACGTGGCCGCGGAGGGCAGCGGGATCGACGCGGCGCACTACAAGCTGGTGGCCTTTGTCCTGGGCGCGTTCTGGGCCGGAATGGCCGGGACCATCTTCGCGGCCAAGATGACCATCGTCTCGCCCCAGTCCTTCACCTTCTGGGAATCCGTGGTCATGTTCACCATCGTGATCCTGGGCGGGTCCGGGAACATTCGCGGCGTGATCCTGGGCGCCTTTCTGATCGTCGGCCTGCCGGAGGTGTTTCGGGAGTTCGCCGGGGCGCGGATGCTTATTTTCGGCGCGGCCATGATCCTGATGATGATCTTTCGGCCCAAGGGCATTCTTCCTCCTCCGCCCCGGACCTTCAATCTGGACTTTCTGTCCTCGGCCCGGGGAGGTGGGAAATGA
- a CDS encoding ABC transporter ATP-binding protein: MNASPLLRLTSLTKSFGGVMAVNQVSFDVDHGSIVGLIGPNGAGKTTVFNLITGNYRPDSGEILFDGRNIVNMRTNRIVSLGIARTFQTIRLFQNMSALENVLAGCHCRMRSGVVGAMLRLPWQKREEREALEIAVNELEFVGLRPHLDQAARNLSYGNQRLLEIARALATKPRFLILDEPAGGMNDYETQVLVDLISQVRERGITVLLIEHDMNLVMQICEKLVVLEYGIMIAQGTPAEIQKDQRVIDAYLGAPDEDDEDF, encoded by the coding sequence ATGAACGCTTCTCCGCTTTTGCGGCTGACCAGCCTGACCAAGTCCTTTGGCGGGGTCATGGCCGTGAACCAGGTCAGTTTTGACGTGGACCACGGCTCCATCGTCGGCTTGATCGGCCCCAACGGCGCGGGCAAGACCACGGTGTTCAACCTGATCACCGGCAACTATCGTCCGGACTCCGGCGAGATCCTCTTTGACGGCCGGAACATCGTGAACATGCGCACCAATCGGATCGTCTCCCTGGGCATTGCCCGGACCTTCCAGACCATCCGCCTGTTTCAGAACATGAGCGCCCTGGAAAACGTCCTGGCCGGGTGCCATTGCCGAATGCGCTCCGGCGTGGTCGGGGCCATGCTCCGGCTGCCCTGGCAGAAGCGGGAGGAGCGCGAGGCCCTGGAGATCGCGGTGAACGAACTGGAGTTCGTCGGCCTGCGGCCCCACCTTGACCAGGCGGCCCGGAACCTGTCCTACGGCAACCAGCGCCTTCTGGAAATCGCCCGGGCCCTGGCCACCAAGCCGCGCTTCCTGATTCTGGACGAACCGGCCGGGGGCATGAACGACTATGAAACCCAGGTCCTGGTGGATTTGATTTCCCAGGTCCGGGAGCGCGGGATCACCGTACTGCTCATCGAGCACGATATGAATCTGGTGATGCAAATTTGCGAAAAGTTGGTGGTGTTGGAGTACGGCATCATGATCGCCCAGGGCACTCCGGCGGAAATCCAGAAGGACCAACGGGTCATCGACGCCTACCTGGGGGCCCCGGACGAAGATGATGAGGACTTTTGA
- a CDS encoding ABC transporter ATP-binding protein: MLLRIENLEVKYGNVQVLHGLNLNVAQGEIVTILGANGAGKSTTLMTISGLVKPSGGGIFLEDKPLHKLEAHDIVKLGLAQVPEGRRVFGTLSVRENLHLGAFTATDQAQIRKNLDWVYEMFPILHKRRSQLAGTLSGGEQQMLAIGRGLMASPKILLLDEPSLGLAPILVKSIFSTVKEINKSGVTIVLVEQNARLALKLADRGYVLELGKIVLEDSAKALLANPEVQNAYLGGVG; encoded by the coding sequence ATGTTGCTGCGCATTGAAAATCTGGAAGTGAAATACGGCAACGTGCAGGTGTTGCACGGGTTGAACCTGAACGTGGCCCAAGGCGAGATCGTGACCATCCTCGGGGCCAACGGCGCGGGCAAGTCCACCACCCTGATGACCATCAGCGGTCTGGTCAAGCCGTCCGGCGGGGGGATTTTCCTGGAAGACAAACCCCTGCACAAACTGGAGGCTCACGACATCGTCAAGCTGGGCCTGGCCCAGGTCCCGGAGGGCCGGAGAGTCTTCGGCACCCTGAGCGTGAGAGAGAACCTGCACCTGGGCGCCTTTACCGCCACGGACCAGGCCCAGATCCGCAAGAACCTGGACTGGGTCTACGAGATGTTTCCCATCCTGCACAAACGCCGCAGCCAGCTTGCCGGAACCCTCAGCGGCGGAGAACAGCAGATGCTGGCCATCGGCCGCGGCCTGATGGCCAGCCCCAAGATCCTGCTCCTGGACGAACCCAGCCTGGGCCTGGCCCCGATCCTGGTCAAGTCCATCTTCTCCACGGTCAAGGAAATCAACAAGTCCGGCGTAACCATCGTCCTGGTGGAACAAAACGCCCGCCTGGCCCTGAAACTGGCCGACCGGGGCTACGTCCTGGAACTGGGCAAAATCGTCCTCGAAGACTCGGCCAAAGCCCTGCTGGCCAACCCGGAAGTGCAGAACGCGTATCTGGGGGGAGTGGGGTAG
- a CDS encoding amino acid ABC transporter permease — protein sequence MPSKRTRFTTLDAVLILAIVAFAAIFLWRVHATLDYQWRWHLLANYLLRWDEAAGRWVPGLITQGLLTTIRLSIWTMLLATVIGVIMGLARCGKSLFPRMVGWTYVEVVRNIPPLVLIFIFYFFLADQLITLLGVEVMLRNLPDWGKELLTWMAVPVDRMPNFLAALLTLAVYQGAYITEHVRSGIQSIERGQREAAYALGLSPWQQMRHVILPQAVSRIVPPLSGQFIATIKDTAIVSVISVQELTFQGLELMASTYMTFEIMITITVLYLLLTLTFSTLAGRVERRLRRAYG from the coding sequence ATGCCTTCCAAGCGGACCCGCTTCACCACCCTGGACGCCGTCCTGATTCTGGCGATCGTCGCCTTTGCCGCGATTTTCCTCTGGCGCGTCCACGCCACCCTGGATTACCAGTGGCGCTGGCATTTGCTGGCCAATTACCTGCTGCGTTGGGATGAAGCGGCCGGCCGCTGGGTGCCCGGTTTGATCACCCAGGGGTTGCTGACCACGATCCGCCTGAGCATCTGGACCATGCTCCTGGCCACGGTGATCGGCGTGATCATGGGGCTGGCCCGATGCGGCAAGTCCCTGTTCCCCAGGATGGTCGGCTGGACCTATGTGGAGGTAGTCCGCAACATTCCGCCCCTGGTTCTGATCTTCATTTTCTATTTTTTCCTGGCAGATCAACTGATAACCTTGCTGGGTGTGGAAGTGATGCTCCGCAACCTGCCGGATTGGGGCAAGGAATTATTGACCTGGATGGCCGTGCCCGTGGACCGGATGCCCAACTTCCTGGCCGCCCTGCTCACCTTGGCCGTGTACCAGGGGGCCTACATCACCGAGCACGTTCGTTCCGGAATTCAATCCATCGAGCGGGGCCAACGCGAGGCCGCCTACGCCCTGGGCCTCTCCCCCTGGCAGCAGATGCGTCACGTCATCCTGCCCCAGGCGGTCTCCCGGATCGTCCCCCCGCTGTCCGGCCAGTTCATCGCCACCATCAAGGACACGGCCATCGTCTCGGTGATCAGCGTCCAGGAACTGACCTTCCAGGGCCTGGAACTGATGGCCTCCACCTACATGACCTTCGAGATCATGATCACCATCACCGTGCTCTACCTCCTCCTGACCCTCACCTTCTCCACCCTCGCCGGCCGCGTGGAACGCCGCCTGCGCCGGGCGTACGGGTGA
- a CDS encoding transporter substrate-binding domain-containing protein: MNTTRKLALSSLAALAVGLILLVAALAQAQNISQQITRESTLTGIMERGALRVGFDTFVPWAMQDKTGEFIGFEIDVAKRFAEDLGVRVELVPTAWRGIIPALLTGKFDLLIGGMSIRADRAQQVYFSMPYYFTGQALVAHKEKAAGFTTLEDFNKPEVTIVTRTGTTAQRAAENLFPKAQRKYFDKEPQAVQELLMGRAHALIGNAPLPSQEAIKNPDRLFLPVEGNLTNEPIGIAMRKGDPDLLNYVNSWILQVTGEGWIQDRYAYWFTTMDWKDQVE; encoded by the coding sequence ATGAACACGACACGCAAACTCGCCCTTAGCAGTCTGGCGGCCCTGGCGGTCGGCCTGATTCTGCTGGTCGCCGCCCTGGCCCAGGCCCAGAACATCAGCCAACAGATCACCAGGGAAAGCACCCTGACCGGCATCATGGAGCGCGGGGCGTTGCGGGTGGGCTTCGACACCTTCGTGCCCTGGGCCATGCAGGACAAGACCGGGGAATTCATCGGCTTCGAGATCGACGTGGCCAAACGTTTCGCCGAAGACCTCGGCGTACGCGTCGAACTGGTGCCCACGGCGTGGCGGGGGATCATCCCGGCCCTGCTCACCGGCAAGTTCGACTTGCTCATCGGCGGAATGAGCATCCGGGCGGATCGGGCCCAGCAGGTCTACTTCAGCATGCCCTACTACTTCACCGGCCAGGCCCTGGTGGCCCACAAGGAAAAGGCCGCGGGCTTCACCACCCTGGAGGACTTCAACAAGCCCGAGGTGACCATCGTCACCCGCACCGGGACCACGGCCCAGCGCGCCGCGGAAAATCTCTTTCCCAAGGCCCAACGCAAATATTTCGACAAGGAGCCCCAGGCCGTCCAGGAACTGCTCATGGGTCGGGCCCACGCCCTGATCGGCAACGCCCCCCTGCCCTCCCAGGAGGCCATCAAGAACCCGGACCGACTGTTTTTACCCGTCGAAGGGAACCTGACCAACGAGCCCATCGGCATCGCCATGCGCAAGGGCGATCCGGATCTGCTCAACTACGTGAACAGCTGGATCCTCCAGGTCACCGGCGAAGGCTGGATACAGGACCGCTACGCCTACTGGTTCACGACCATGGACTGGAAGGACCAGGTGGAATAA
- a CDS encoding amino acid ABC transporter ATP-binding protein, whose product MISVREIVKTYPGGLRALDHVSLSVRQKEVVVIIGPSGSGKSTLLRCLNGLEEIDSGEIVIDGVPLDDDPRNRLTIRTEVGMVFQSFNLFPHMTVLQNINLAQEQVRGKSRKEAEEATMALLARVGLTDKARAYPAQLSGGQQQRVAIARALAMHPKVMLFDEATSALDPETIGEVLEVMKGLARDGMTMVVVTHEMGFAREAGDRVIFMEDGRLLEEASSDDFFNNPRQERTRDFLGQILCGPVPGSITGSPGSNLNSKEHK is encoded by the coding sequence ATCATCTCCGTGCGGGAGATCGTCAAGACGTATCCCGGAGGGTTGCGCGCCCTGGATCATGTTTCGCTGTCCGTACGGCAAAAGGAGGTGGTTGTGATCATCGGGCCGTCCGGCTCGGGCAAGTCCACCCTGCTGCGCTGCCTGAACGGCCTGGAGGAGATTGATTCCGGGGAAATCGTCATCGACGGCGTGCCTTTGGACGACGATCCCCGAAACCGGCTGACCATCCGAACCGAGGTGGGCATGGTCTTCCAGTCCTTCAACCTGTTTCCGCATATGACCGTGCTCCAAAACATCAACCTGGCCCAGGAGCAGGTCCGGGGCAAATCCCGGAAAGAGGCCGAGGAAGCCACCATGGCCCTGCTCGCACGGGTCGGCCTGACGGACAAGGCCCGGGCCTATCCGGCCCAGCTTTCCGGCGGTCAGCAGCAGCGCGTGGCCATTGCTCGAGCCCTGGCCATGCATCCCAAGGTGATGCTTTTTGACGAGGCCACCAGCGCCCTGGACCCGGAAACCATCGGCGAAGTCCTGGAGGTGATGAAGGGCCTGGCCCGGGACGGCATGACCATGGTCGTGGTCACCCATGAAATGGGCTTTGCCCGTGAAGCCGGTGACCGAGTGATCTTCATGGAAGACGGGCGACTCCTGGAGGAAGCCTCCAGCGACGACTTTTTCAACAACCCGAGACAAGAGCGCACCCGCGACTTTCTCGGCCAAATTCTGTGCGGACCGGTCCCAGGCTCAATCACCGGGTCGCCCGGATCAAACCTCAACTCAAAGGAGCACAAATGA
- a CDS encoding amino acid ABC transporter permease yields the protein MTVQTKAATRSGFLAAHYRDFLLYGLFLGAVAWFIASGEQGMGYHWKWYRMPRYLIQFTEDGWVLGPLLQGLIVTFKISGLSLILAMIFGLTAAIFRLSDSFTARLVAKGYVEFIRNTPLLTQIFFIYYVIGPVFGLGAFGSAVLALSLFEGAYASEIFRAGIVSIHKGQWEAAHSLGLSKLDTYRKVIVPQAVRRILPPLTGVGVTLIKDSSLASTIAIYELTQQGNIVSSDTFMVFEVWFTVAAIYLAVTFPLSMLVAELGKRMRTAE from the coding sequence GTGACCGTCCAAACCAAGGCCGCCACACGATCTGGATTTCTGGCCGCCCACTACCGGGACTTCCTGCTTTACGGCCTGTTCCTGGGCGCGGTGGCCTGGTTCATCGCCAGCGGCGAACAAGGCATGGGCTATCACTGGAAGTGGTACCGCATGCCCCGCTACCTGATCCAATTCACCGAGGACGGCTGGGTGCTCGGGCCTCTGCTGCAGGGGCTGATCGTGACCTTCAAGATTTCCGGGCTGAGCCTGATCCTGGCCATGATCTTCGGACTGACTGCGGCAATCTTCCGGCTTTCCGACTCGTTCACGGCCCGGCTCGTGGCCAAGGGCTACGTGGAATTCATCCGCAACACCCCGCTGCTGACCCAGATTTTCTTCATCTACTACGTCATCGGCCCGGTCTTCGGCCTAGGCGCCTTCGGCTCCGCCGTCCTGGCCCTGTCCCTGTTCGAAGGGGCCTACGCCTCGGAAATCTTCCGGGCCGGAATCGTTTCCATCCACAAAGGCCAGTGGGAGGCCGCCCATAGTCTGGGGCTGTCCAAATTGGACACCTATCGCAAGGTGATCGTCCCACAGGCCGTCCGGCGCATCCTGCCTCCCCTGACCGGCGTGGGCGTAACCCTGATCAAGGACTCCTCCCTGGCCAGCACCATAGCCATCTATGAGCTGACCCAGCAAGGCAACATTGTTTCCTCGGACACCTTCATGGTCTTCGAGGTCTGGTTCACCGTGGCGGCCATCTATTTGGCCGTCACCTTCCCCCTGTCCATGCTCGTGGCGGAGTTGGGCAAACGGATGCGCACGGCGGAATGA
- a CDS encoding ribbon-helix-helix domain-containing protein, with translation MRDIALLRKKQVGLRLPVYLVDEIDDLSRMHDLNRSEVITEAIRSYVEEQKAQRLHIEFDQAVKELKLAIQEGGTTTLSELIHELEDL, from the coding sequence ATGCGGGATATCGCGCTGTTGCGAAAAAAGCAGGTCGGACTGCGGTTGCCTGTGTATCTTGTCGATGAAATTGACGATTTATCACGAATGCATGACTTGAACCGCAGCGAGGTCATCACCGAGGCCATCCGGAGCTACGTGGAAGAGCAGAAGGCTCAGCGGCTCCATATTGAGTTCGACCAGGCCGTCAAGGAGTTGAAATTGGCGATTCAAGAGGGCGGAACCACTACGCTGAGCGAGCTGATCCATGAGCTTGAAGATCTTTAG
- a CDS encoding type II toxin-antitoxin system RelE/ParE family toxin, translated as MSLKIFSLPSFERDVKRLHKKYKKLPEDLKRLQDTLTNDPRAGIALTASLHKLRLSNSSTATGKSVGFRVIYYYIDRRGHLYLLKLYSKTEVAGISEDTLKAILQENGLA; from the coding sequence ATGAGCTTGAAGATCTTTAGCCTGCCCAGCTTTGAAAGAGATGTCAAAAGGCTGCATAAGAAATACAAAAAATTGCCAGAGGACCTGAAGCGCCTTCAGGACACCTTGACGAACGATCCTCGGGCCGGGATCGCCCTTACCGCCTCATTGCACAAACTTCGCCTTTCCAACTCTTCGACGGCCACGGGGAAAAGCGTGGGATTTCGGGTTATTTACTACTATATCGACCGTCGGGGGCACCTGTATCTTCTCAAGCTGTATTCAAAGACGGAGGTGGCCGGCATCAGTGAGGACACGTTGAAGGCCATTCTTCAGGAGAATGGGTTGGCGTAG